A genomic region of Pseudomonas abietaniphila contains the following coding sequences:
- a CDS encoding sulfate ABC transporter substrate-binding protein, with amino-acid sequence MNKLFSASLLAAGLAFGSAAHAAPELLNVSYDVMRDFYKDYNAAFQKHWQAEHKEDVTLKMSFGGSSKQARSVIDGLPADVITMNMATDINALADNGKLVPDNWVTRLPNNSAPFTSATVFIVRKGNPKALKDWPDLIKDGVEVVVPNPKTSGNGRYTYLSAWGYTLKNGGDEAAAKKFVGQLFSHVPVLDTGGRGATTTFMTNHIGDVLVTFENEAEMIAREFGRDQFEVVYPSVSAEAEPPVSVVDKVVDKKGTRALAEDYLKYLWSPEGQEIAANNYLRPRDSAILAKYTDRFPKVDFLNVEKTFGDWRTVQKTHFNDGGVFDEIYPAK; translated from the coding sequence GTGAACAAACTCTTCTCCGCTTCCCTGCTGGCCGCCGGACTGGCATTTGGCAGTGCCGCCCACGCCGCGCCCGAATTGCTCAACGTCTCTTATGACGTGATGCGCGACTTCTACAAGGACTACAACGCCGCCTTCCAGAAGCACTGGCAAGCCGAGCACAAGGAAGACGTGACACTGAAAATGTCCTTCGGCGGTTCGAGTAAGCAGGCGCGTTCGGTCATCGACGGGCTGCCTGCTGACGTGATCACCATGAACATGGCCACCGACATCAACGCCCTGGCAGATAACGGCAAACTGGTGCCGGACAACTGGGTCACTCGCCTGCCGAACAACAGCGCGCCGTTCACCTCGGCCACCGTGTTCATCGTCCGTAAAGGCAACCCGAAAGCCCTGAAAGACTGGCCGGACCTGATCAAGGATGGCGTTGAAGTGGTCGTACCGAACCCGAAGACTTCGGGCAACGGCCGCTACACCTACCTCTCGGCCTGGGGTTACACCCTGAAAAACGGCGGTGATGAAGCCGCCGCGAAGAAGTTCGTCGGCCAGCTGTTCAGCCACGTGCCCGTACTGGACACCGGCGGCCGTGGCGCCACCACTACCTTCATGACCAACCACATCGGCGATGTGCTGGTGACCTTCGAGAACGAAGCAGAAATGATCGCCCGCGAGTTCGGCCGCGATCAGTTTGAGGTGGTGTACCCGAGCGTTTCCGCCGAGGCCGAGCCACCGGTGAGCGTGGTCGACAAGGTCGTCGACAAGAAAGGCACACGCGCACTGGCCGAGGACTACCTGAAATACCTGTGGTCGCCGGAAGGCCAGGAAATCGCCGCCAATAACTACCTGCGCCCGCGCGACTCGGCCATCTTGGCGAAGTACACCGACCGTTTCCCGAAAGTCGACTTCCTCAACGTCGAGAAAACCTTCGGTGACTGGCGCACCGTTCAGAAGACCCACTTCAATGACGGTGGCGTCTTCGACGAGATCTACCCGGCCAAGTAA
- a CDS encoding ion transporter yields MDSNTGWREQLRIIVFQTDTKAGRRFDKLLLLIILSSLLIVVLDSIEAVHRNYADLLAYIEWGFTFVFLVEYMLRLYCSPKPLKYAFSFYGLIDLLAIVPGILAIYYSDAQYLLIVRIVRMLRIFRVLKLSPYLKQANYLLAALRGSKQKIIVFLVTVSTLVTVFGTLMYVVEGPEHGFTSIPKGIYWAIVTLTTVGFGDIVPKTPVGQILSSLVMITGYSIIAVPTGIFTAELANAMRGDQIEHDCPVCAKHSHEPAAAFCSRCGNALFPKVDSISASEPVNKA; encoded by the coding sequence ATGGACAGCAACACCGGCTGGCGCGAACAGCTACGCATCATCGTTTTTCAAACGGACACCAAGGCGGGTCGACGCTTCGACAAACTCCTGCTGCTGATCATCCTCAGCAGTCTGCTGATCGTCGTGCTCGACAGCATCGAAGCCGTGCACCGCAATTACGCCGACCTGCTGGCGTACATCGAATGGGGTTTCACCTTCGTGTTTCTGGTGGAATACATGCTGCGACTGTATTGCTCACCCAAGCCACTCAAGTACGCCTTCAGCTTCTACGGCCTGATCGACCTGCTGGCCATCGTGCCTGGCATCCTCGCGATCTATTACAGCGACGCGCAGTACCTGCTGATCGTGCGTATCGTGCGGATGCTGCGAATCTTCCGCGTGCTCAAACTCAGCCCCTATCTGAAGCAGGCCAACTACCTGCTGGCGGCGCTGCGCGGCAGCAAACAGAAGATCATCGTGTTTCTGGTCACGGTGTCGACGCTGGTCACCGTCTTCGGCACCTTGATGTACGTCGTCGAAGGCCCGGAGCATGGCTTCACCAGCATTCCCAAAGGCATTTATTGGGCGATCGTCACGCTCACCACGGTGGGCTTTGGCGACATCGTGCCCAAAACGCCGGTCGGGCAGATCCTGTCGTCACTGGTGATGATCACCGGTTACTCGATCATCGCTGTGCCCACCGGCATTTTCACCGCTGAATTGGCCAATGCCATGCGCGGCGATCAAATCGAGCACGACTGCCCGGTGTGCGCCAAACACAGCCATGAACCTGCTGCTGCTTTTTGCTCACGTTGCGGAAACGCGCTGTTCCCGAAAGTGGATTCGATCTCAGCCAGCGAGCCTGTGAACAAGGCATAA
- a CDS encoding urea transporter, which yields METLNAAPSSHCPDWAEALLNGFSQVLLQRNPVCGLFCLLAILISAPSSLGGALLGAVAGLLTAQRRGYAKSERQSGIYSYNGVLLGLLIGYRFEWSPLLPLLIIACGGLSAMLMHAWLRRTPRASCLKAYTAPFVLFSWLLLVFAAPLPTPPSADAPLIQALPAGLGQVFLLDQPLAGVLIGIGLLIANRTAALWAAVGCISGVAFAVWQQESNLALLGLSGYNPALAALAFSHVRYKPWLPGIAILLAIVLQPGFSGLGLATLTAPFILACWLVQAASRLLKQSANDLRLRS from the coding sequence ATGGAAACCCTGAACGCTGCCCCCTCCTCCCATTGCCCCGACTGGGCCGAAGCCCTACTAAACGGCTTCAGTCAGGTGTTGCTGCAACGCAATCCCGTGTGCGGTCTGTTTTGCCTGCTCGCGATCCTGATCAGCGCGCCCTCCTCCCTCGGCGGCGCATTGCTCGGCGCGGTGGCCGGTCTGCTGACGGCACAACGTCGCGGCTACGCCAAATCCGAACGCCAGTCCGGCATCTACAGCTACAACGGCGTACTGCTGGGGTTGCTGATCGGCTACCGATTCGAATGGTCTCCGCTGTTGCCCTTGCTGATCATCGCCTGTGGCGGGCTGAGCGCGATGCTCATGCACGCCTGGCTGCGGCGTACGCCTCGTGCCTCGTGCCTCAAGGCGTACACCGCACCCTTTGTGCTGTTCAGTTGGTTACTGTTGGTGTTCGCCGCGCCGCTGCCGACCCCGCCGTCCGCCGACGCCCCGCTGATTCAGGCATTGCCCGCAGGTCTGGGCCAAGTGTTTCTGCTGGATCAACCACTCGCTGGCGTACTGATCGGGATCGGTTTGCTCATCGCCAACCGCACCGCTGCGTTGTGGGCGGCGGTGGGCTGCATCAGTGGGGTCGCCTTCGCGGTGTGGCAACAGGAAAGCAACCTCGCGCTGCTGGGACTGTCCGGTTACAACCCGGCGTTGGCTGCGCTGGCGTTCAGCCATGTTCGCTATAAACCCTGGCTGCCCGGCATTGCGATTCTTCTGGCGATTGTGCTGCAACCGGGTTTCTCGGGCCTAGGTCTTGCGACGCTGACCGCGCCGTTCATTCTGGCGTGCTGGCTGGTTCAGGCCGCAAGCAGGCTGTTGAAGCAATCGGCCAACGATCTGCGGTTGCGCTCCTGA
- a CDS encoding methyl-accepting chemotaxis protein: protein MEQVATAVNEVTYGVQDVAKNAEHAASEMRNAESQAQQGQANIDSSLKQIDHLSGTIDKAVEVIRTLSSESTQIGGVLEVISSIAEQTNLLALNAAIEAARAGDQGRGFAVVADEVRLLAQRTQKSTAEIQAMIERLQSHSDAAVKVIGDSSRASQLTIEQANLAGQSLTSISQALRNLNGLNASIASATLQQSHVVEDINQNVTQAAQLSQSTAVAAEQSSAASAQLKGLSEQLNGLLRQFRV from the coding sequence ATGGAACAGGTCGCCACGGCGGTCAACGAAGTCACCTATGGCGTTCAGGACGTGGCGAAAAATGCCGAGCACGCCGCCAGCGAGATGCGCAATGCCGAGTCCCAGGCGCAGCAGGGTCAGGCCAATATCGACAGCAGCCTGAAGCAGATCGATCACCTGTCCGGCACCATCGACAAGGCCGTGGAAGTGATCCGTACGCTGTCCAGCGAAAGCACGCAGATCGGCGGCGTACTGGAGGTCATCAGCTCCATCGCCGAGCAGACCAACTTGCTGGCCTTGAACGCTGCAATCGAAGCGGCGCGGGCGGGTGATCAGGGCCGAGGATTTGCGGTGGTGGCCGACGAAGTCCGCTTGCTGGCGCAACGCACGCAGAAGTCCACCGCCGAGATCCAGGCAATGATCGAACGCCTGCAAAGCCACTCCGACGCTGCCGTGAAGGTGATTGGCGACAGCAGCCGTGCGTCGCAGTTGACTATCGAACAGGCCAATCTGGCCGGCCAGAGCCTGACGTCGATCAGCCAGGCATTGCGCAATCTCAACGGCCTGAATGCCTCGATCGCCAGCGCGACCTTGCAGCAATCCCACGTCGTGGAGGACATCAATCAGAACGTCACGCAAGCGGCACAGCTGTCGCAAAGCACGGCGGTCGCGGCCGAGCAATCGAGCGCGGCCAGTGCGCAACTCAAAGGCTTGAGTGAACAGTTGAACGGGTTGTTGAGGCAGTTCAGGGTTTAA
- a CDS encoding response regulator: protein MVDAAQMAADGQQKGLILVVEDESIIRDFVCEILGDEGFSTHALESADEAAKFLDDHADRVSLLLTDILMPGTLNGADLANLSGNKWPQIPILIMSGHETPESSGVQHPVTFIRKPWSFGQLLDGVDKALQGGKTV from the coding sequence ATGGTGGACGCAGCGCAAATGGCAGCAGACGGGCAGCAAAAAGGACTCATTCTGGTGGTGGAGGATGAGTCGATCATTCGCGATTTTGTGTGTGAGATTCTGGGGGACGAGGGCTTTTCGACCCATGCCCTGGAGAGCGCAGACGAGGCCGCGAAATTTCTCGACGATCACGCCGACCGCGTGTCGCTGTTGTTGACCGACATACTGATGCCGGGCACGTTGAACGGTGCCGACCTGGCAAACCTGTCGGGCAACAAATGGCCGCAGATCCCGATTCTCATCATGTCGGGTCACGAGACGCCGGAAAGCTCCGGCGTCCAGCACCCGGTCACCTTTATCCGCAAGCCCTGGAGCTTTGGCCAGCTGCTCGACGGTGTCGACAAGGCGCTGCAGGGCGGCAAGACGGTCTAG
- a CDS encoding TetR/AcrR family transcriptional regulator gives MSSIRERNKELILRAASEEFADKGFAASKTSDIAAKAGVPKPNVYYYFKSKENLYREVLESIIEPIMQASTPFNREGVPADVLSGYIRSKVRISQELPFASKVFASEIMHGAPHLTPEQVEQLNGQARHNIDCIQGWIDDGLIAPIDPNHLMFSIWAATQTYADFDWQISTVTGKPKLDDADYEAAAQTIIRLVLKGCEPDR, from the coding sequence ATGAGCAGCATCCGCGAGCGCAACAAAGAACTGATCCTGCGCGCAGCCAGTGAAGAATTCGCCGACAAGGGTTTCGCCGCCAGCAAAACCAGCGACATCGCCGCCAAGGCCGGTGTGCCCAAACCCAACGTTTACTACTACTTCAAATCGAAGGAAAACCTCTACCGCGAGGTGCTCGAAAGTATCATCGAGCCCATCATGCAGGCGTCGACCCCCTTCAATCGCGAGGGCGTGCCCGCTGATGTGTTGAGCGGCTACATTCGTTCCAAGGTCAGGATTTCACAGGAGTTGCCGTTCGCCTCGAAGGTGTTTGCAAGCGAGATCATGCACGGCGCGCCGCACCTGACGCCCGAGCAGGTAGAGCAGCTCAACGGCCAGGCGAGGCACAACATCGATTGTATCCAGGGCTGGATCGACGACGGCTTGATCGCGCCGATCGACCCCAACCATCTCATGTTCAGCATCTGGGCCGCGACCCAGACATATGCGGATTTCGACTGGCAGATTTCCACGGTCACCGGCAAGCCGAAGCTGGACGACGCCGACTATGAAGCCGCCGCCCAGACCATCATTCGTCTTGTGCTGAAAGGATGTGAGCCCGACCGCTGA
- a CDS encoding DUF808 domain-containing protein, with translation MAGSSLLVLIDDIATVLDDVALMTKMAAKKTAGVLGDDLALNAQQVSGVRAERELPVVWAVAKGSFVNKLILVPAALAISAFIPWAVTPLLMLGGAYLCFEGFEKLAHKFLHSPQDDQAQHAKLTEAVANPETDLVAFEKDKIKGAVRTDFILSAEIIAITLGTVAEASLTQQVIVLSGIAIIMTIGVYGLVGAIVKLDDGGLYLSELKGEGGLRRMQRALGRGVLSAAPYMMKSLSVIGTAAMFLVGGGILTHGLPVLHHGIETLASAAGGLSFVVPTLLNAVAGIIAGGMVLAVVMGAGKIWRLFKA, from the coding sequence ATGGCAGGAAGCAGTTTGCTGGTATTGATCGACGACATCGCGACCGTCCTCGACGACGTTGCGCTGATGACCAAGATGGCGGCCAAGAAAACCGCCGGCGTGCTGGGTGACGATCTCGCCCTTAATGCGCAGCAAGTGTCGGGCGTGCGTGCCGAGCGCGAGTTGCCGGTGGTCTGGGCCGTCGCCAAGGGCTCGTTCGTCAACAAGCTCATTCTGGTGCCCGCGGCGTTGGCCATCAGCGCATTCATTCCCTGGGCGGTCACGCCCCTGTTGATGCTCGGCGGCGCGTACCTGTGTTTCGAAGGTTTCGAAAAGCTGGCGCACAAATTCCTGCACAGCCCGCAAGACGATCAGGCGCAACATGCGAAATTGACCGAGGCGGTGGCGAACCCAGAGACCGATCTGGTGGCGTTCGAGAAAGACAAGATCAAGGGCGCGGTGCGCACCGATTTCATTCTCTCGGCGGAGATCATCGCGATCACGCTGGGCACGGTGGCCGAGGCTTCGCTGACGCAGCAGGTCATCGTGCTGTCCGGTATCGCGATCATCATGACCATCGGTGTTTACGGTCTGGTGGGCGCCATCGTCAAACTGGATGACGGCGGCCTGTACCTCAGCGAACTGAAAGGCGAGGGCGGCCTGCGACGCATGCAGCGGGCATTGGGTCGCGGCGTGCTGAGCGCGGCGCCTTACATGATGAAAAGCCTGTCGGTCATTGGTACGGCGGCGATGTTTCTGGTGGGTGGCGGCATCCTGACTCATGGCCTGCCTGTGCTGCACCATGGCATTGAAACCCTGGCGTCTGCCGCCGGTGGTCTGTCGTTCGTCGTGCCGACGCTGCTCAACGCTGTGGCGGGAATAATTGCCGGTGGTATGGTGTTGGCGGTGGTCATGGGAGCGGGAAAAATCTGGCGCCTTTTCAAGGCTTGA
- a CDS encoding COG4705 family protein, with protein MNKLPQITLAFWVMKICATTLGETAGDLLSMTLDVGYLISSLILISVFVVTLLTQLASKKYNPALYWIVILSTSTAGTTMSDFMDRTLGLGYAAGSAILVAILLAIFSVWYLSEKSLSVTRVTTLKAELFYWFAILFSNTLGTALGDFLADDSGLGFMGGALLIGSAIAVVVVLHYTTRISSVALFWIAFVLTRPFGATLGDVLTKPHEKGGLDFGTVGSSLVLLSILVLLVGAAMIYNRQPAKAYGQITDN; from the coding sequence ATGAATAAACTTCCACAGATCACCCTTGCATTCTGGGTCATGAAAATCTGTGCCACGACATTGGGCGAAACCGCCGGCGACCTACTGTCGATGACCCTGGACGTGGGCTACCTGATAAGTTCGCTGATTCTGATCAGTGTGTTCGTGGTCACGTTGCTGACCCAGCTCGCGTCCAAAAAATATAACCCGGCGCTGTACTGGATCGTGATCCTCTCGACCAGCACTGCGGGTACGACGATGTCCGACTTCATGGACCGCACCCTCGGGCTTGGCTACGCAGCAGGCTCGGCAATTCTGGTGGCCATTCTGCTGGCGATTTTCTCGGTCTGGTACCTGAGTGAAAAATCGCTGTCCGTGACGCGCGTGACCACGCTCAAGGCCGAGCTGTTCTATTGGTTCGCGATTCTGTTTTCCAACACCTTGGGCACCGCGCTGGGTGATTTCCTGGCCGATGATTCGGGCCTCGGATTCATGGGCGGCGCACTGCTGATCGGCTCGGCGATTGCGGTGGTCGTGGTGCTGCACTACACCACCCGAATATCGTCGGTCGCGCTGTTCTGGATCGCCTTCGTGCTGACTCGGCCGTTCGGGGCGACCTTGGGCGACGTACTGACCAAGCCCCACGAAAAAGGGGGGCTGGACTTCGGCACCGTAGGCTCGTCACTGGTGCTGCTGAGCATTCTGGTGCTGCTGGTGGGCGCTGCAATGATTTACAACCGTCAGCCGGCCAAGGCCTACGGGCAGATCACTGATAACTGA